A stretch of Coccidioides posadasii str. Silveira chromosome 2, complete sequence DNA encodes these proteins:
- a CDS encoding uncharacterized protein (EggNog:ENOG410PHMS~COG:G~TransMembrane:6 (i31-54o74-98i178-199o219-238i250-268o339-358i)) yields MYACLGLGVGGNLPVDGALFLEFLPFASGNLLTMLSVWWPVGQLIGSLVAWGFIPNYSCPSGVPCRREDNMGWRYLTITLGAITFLMFICRFFLFHLYESPKFLLSRGRQNEAVATVHAIAYKNRAKTWLTVDILNEIGGFPEEETNSQKLSPMEMVRRKLASFSADRIAPLFATKRLGITTLLLWFCWATIGMAYPLFNAFLPQYLGNQASTPVSIVYRNYAITSIVGVPGSILACYTVDIPYIGRKGTMAVSTCITGVILFCFTISKNPNAQLTCTCLEAFFQNIMYGVLYAYTPEVFPAPNRGTGTGIASCLNRICGLLAPIVAIYAGDRDPNAPIYASGGLFLAAFVAMCLFPIETRGKQSL; encoded by the exons ATGTATGCGTGCTTAGGTCTAGGCGTGGGAGGAAATTTGCCAGTTGACGGAGCATTGTTCCTCGAGTTCTTACCGTTTGCATCAGGGAACCTTTTGACCATGCTCAGTGTTTGGTGGCCCGTTGGACAACTCATTGGAAG TCTCGTGGCATGGGGGTTCATCCCAAACTACTCATGTCCCTCTGGCGTTCCGTGCCGAAGGGAAGACAACATGGGCTGGAGATATCTCACCATCACCCTCGGAGCGATTACTTTCCTTATGTTTATTTGCcgctttttccttttccatCTCTACGAATCGCCGAAATTCTTGCTTTCACGGGGTCGACAGAACGAAGCAGTGGCAACTGTGCATGCTATTGCCTACAAAAATAGAGCAAAGACCTGGTTGACCGTGGACATCTTAAATGAGATCGGCGGCTTTCCAGAGGAAGAGACCAATTCCCAGAAGCTGAGTCCAATGGAGATGGTTAGGAGGAAGCTTGCAAGCTTCTCCGCCGACCGGATTGCCCCCTTATTTGCAACCAAGCGGCTGGGGATTACCA CTCTTTTGTTGTGGTTCTGCTGGGCTACAATCGGTATGGCTTACCCTCTGTTCAACGCGTTTTTGCCTCAATACCTTGGGAACCAAGCATCCACCCCCGTCTCAATTG TCTATCGTAACTACGCGATCACTTCCATCGTTGGCGTTCCCGGTTCAATCCTCGCCTGTTATACCGTCGACATCCCCTATATCGGGCGCAAGGGAACTATGGCTGTCTCAACATGCATCACCGGTGTCATCCTCTTCTGTTTCACTATCTCTAAGAACCCGAACGCTCAATTAACATGCACATGTCTCGAGGCATTTTTCCAAAATatcatgtacggagtactgtatGCGTACACGCCCGAGGTGTTCCCTGCTCCGAACCGTGGAACGGGAACGGGAATCGCAAGCTGTTTGAATCGTATCTGTGGGTTGCTGGCACCCATTGTGGCTATTTATGCAGGGGATCGGGATCCAAATGCTCCAATATATGCAAGCGGAGGGTTGTTCTTGGCGGCGTTTGTTGCGATGTGTTTGTTTCCGATTGAAACGCGTGGGAAACAGTCGCTATAG
- a CDS encoding uncharacterized protein (EggNog:ENOG410PHMS~COG:G~TransMembrane:3 (i99-118o138-157i169-191o)) — translation MPFFVNPLKKHDALEYPGVLIPLAEEQNSQSPAADDKKSDESLAERGSIQTSQAGTSLTLEALKAEVESDVAASGHDTAYDRKSKVINRAIQDIGMGRYQWELFVLCGFGWTADNLWLQGVALTLPPLSAEFGISESHVRFTTCALFIGLCIGAVVWGTASDIIGRRLAFNMTLLLCGVFGLAAGGGSTWVG, via the exons ATGCCGTTCTTTGTGAATCCGCTCAAAAAGCACGATGCTCTGGAATATCCGGGGGTCCTAATTCCTCTGGCCGAGGAGCAAAATAGTCAATCGCCAGCTGCCGATGACAAGAAATCCGATGAAAGCTTGGCGGAAAGAGGATCGATTCAGACTTCTCAAGCCGGCACATCATTGACCCTTGAAGCACTGAAAGCAGAGGTAGAGAGTGATGTGGCTGCATCTGGTCACGATACTGCTTATGATC GGAAATCCAAGGTCATTAACCGGGCTATCCAGGATATTGGGATGGGCCGATATCAATGGGAATTGTTCGTTCTCTGTGGGTTTGGCTGGACTGCAGACAA TCTCTGGCTGCAG GGTGTTGCTCTGACTCTGCCCCCTCTCTCTGCAGAGTTTGGAATCTCCGAGTCGCATGTACGATTTACGACCTGTGCATTGTTCATCGGATTGTGCATCGGTGCGGTCGTCTGGGGAACTGCTTCGGACATCATTGGTCGACGTCTCGCTTTCAACATGACTCTGTTGCTTTGCGGTGTGTTCGGCCTTGCTGCTGGCGGAGGTTCGACTTGGGTTGGGTGA